The Drosophila bipectinata strain 14024-0381.07 chromosome 2L, DbipHiC1v2, whole genome shotgun sequence genome has a segment encoding these proteins:
- the nolo gene encoding protein madd-4 isoform X2, with amino-acid sequence MSANINWKSQQTWAVLLVTTLCLLSTHAVWAKKLNASQAFDDTWNTASDLENELEQQKRAKGQNGGAGGATSGSGPGQWSSWSDWSTCSRTCDGGIMQQMRRCSSPGSCRGESVRYRICNMQPCPEQQDFRSSQCAAYNDVPYDGTLYKWTPHYDYVEPCALTCRGHPAHLVEDISRESAGGGNPEEAEHYDEQSVIVQLSARVQDGTRCRSGSLDMCIQGKCQRVGCDLKIGSTKKIDGCGVCGGDGNSCSQPLYYWEMGPMSQCSVTCGGGYKMSRPICRNRLTNADVDDTLCSLTNRPEAAVEQCSTHSCPPRWITDDWSTCSRLCGHGYRERMVVCAEESNAIKTRVADIMCRTPKPPTQETCIIEECPHWEVEDWTGCSVSCGQGIQMRGVECKSTDGSLSAKCDPLTKPGSVQQCSTGIHCGGGGGSQSKAGGTIIVGSSRSQNERSDRQMDSSDMDDEDEDEDMDDEAEDIDDLESGQDTDDGEGASYSDQPLRYAHHTQSRLHHDDQDEPRTMRLMGGNSNSNYNRGGTVVPSLDPSYIKDTEWSPCSVTCGEGIRRRVYKCKIYLEYSRTVATVNDSLCEGTKPHDDVERCEEDPCVLPSHGFDDQYPRDSIKVGVSEPGKTYVWREQGYTSCSASCLGGVEELIINCVREDNGRVVSPFLCAPESKPEARVRTCNDRPCPPRWNYSDYTPCSKSCGIGIKTREVQCIHEVTRGGENTMVVPNSMCPQPPPPDRQYCNVLDCPVRWEVGEWSKCSHTCGYGFKDRKVECKQIMAQEHKIERPESMCPSAKPTDKKPCNVKPCPPEDPKPVIQINNSTHIQHDPKKTKITLKVGGAGIVFFGTQVKIKCPVKRYNRTKIKWSKDHKPLQRSRKFKVSKKGALRILDITFRDAGVYSCHAGLSSAEIAIEVKAKPGQQAEDLERQEADRLVRERSGTEALTSADMTSAGGPGAVAGTDWPANGSTNQQQGTRRRQQSERLQNGRERERSRRPKSDGVQHADSSIMEDDFLWPLQRFKDSKGQHMLHEEALKYGMDLEPKHYEQDEPMAARTKELHTEAGPLRADTDSESKGHAEDIPPHMPHARWETAAVATTTSVPSLESDGFIYKWQLGEWSKCSQECGAAGSGLQRRSLSCHREAKSKGSSSATNSSSNSSTGLDVVDNSECTAHGLEMPDTFQSCGNEACPQWTKGEWSLCHQSRCHGRNTAVQRREVACRYENGTAGSACDEYEKPPMRQDCYNERCKGVWRVEPWSECNAPCGRQGIKYRILQCVWYGSRRPAGNVCKHQPRPAVMKVCKSPPCQAKLSASSASSQHCRDSSRYCRNARAMGLCRLHRYKEKCCGSCQQQPNQYIFH; translated from the exons ACCACCCTCTGCCTGTTAAGCACTCACGCCGTTTGGGCCAAGAAACTGAATGCGAGCCAAGCATTCGACGACACATGGAACACAGCATCGGATTTAGAAAATGAATTGGAA CAACAGAAGCGGGCAAAGGGCCAGAATGGAGGTGCAGGAGGCGCTACCTCTGGCAGTGGACCTGGCCAGTGGTCGAGTTGGTCGGACTGGTCGACTTGCTCGCGCACCTGCGATGGCGGCATTATGCAACAGATGCGACGGTGCAGCAGCCCCGGCAGTTGCCGCGGCGAGAGTGTCCGCTATCGCATATGCAACATGCAACCGTGTCCGGAGCAACAGGACTTCCGCTCCAGCCAGTGCGCCGCCTACAATGATGTGCCCTACGATGGGACCCTGTACAAGTGGACGCCGCATTACGATTATGTCGAGCCTTGTGCTCTTACATGCAG GGGCCATCCAGCGCATCTAGTCGAGGACATATCCAGGGAGTCGGCCGGAGGCGGTAATCCCGAGGAGGCGGAACACTACGACGAGCAGAGCGTCATTGTGCAGCTGTCGGCCCGGGTGCAGGATGGAACTCGATGCCGTTCCGGCAGCCTGGATATGTGCATCCAAGGCAAATGTCAG CGTGTTGGCTGCGATTTGAAAATCGGCTCGACGAAGAAAATCGACGGGTGCGGCGTGTGCGGCGGCGATGGAAACTCGTGCTCCCAACCGCTATATTACTGGGAGATGGGACCGATGTCGCAGTGTTCAGTCACCTGCGGTGGAG GTTACAAAATGTCTCGTCCTATATGCAGGAATCGTCTAACCAATGCCGATGTCGATGATACGCTCTGCAGCCTTACTAATCGCCCGGAGGCGGCCGTGGAGCAATGTAGTACACACAGCTGTCCGCCGCG CTGGATAACTGACGATTGGAGCACTTGCAGCCGGCTCTGTGGCCACGGCTACCGGGAGCGGATGGTTGTCTGTGCCGAGGAGTCGAACGCCATCAAAACGAGG GTTGCAGATATCATGTGCCGCACACCGAAACCGCCAACACAAGAGACCTGCATTATCGAGGAGTGTCCGCATTGGGAGGTCGAGGACTGGACCGGT TGCTCGGTTTCCTGCGGCCAGGGAATTCAGATGCGAGGTGTGGAATGCAAATCGACGGATGGCAGCCTGAGTGCCAAGTGTGATCCACTCACCAAGCCCGGCAGCGTTCAACAGTGCTCCACTGGCATCCATtgcggaggaggaggcggcTCACAGAGCAAAGCCGGTGGCACCATCATCGTGGGCAGCAGTCGGTCACAGAACGAG CGGTCCGACCGGCAGATGGACAGCTCTGACATGGATGACGAGGACGAAGACGAGGATATGGACGATGAGGCCGAAGACATTGATGACTTGGAATCGGGTCAGGACACCGATGACGGTGAGGGCGCGTCCTACTCCGATCAGCCATTGCGCTATGCCCATCACACTCAGAGCAGGTTGCACCACGATGACCAGGATGAGCCGCGAACAATGCGTCTCATGGGCGGAAACTCAAACAGTAATTACAATAGGGGAGGAACTGTTGTACCCTCTTTGGATCCCTC TTACATCAAGGACACGGAGTGGTCGCCTTGCAGTGTCACCTGCGGCGAGGGCATTCGCCGACGAGTCTACAAGTGTAAGATATACCTGGAGTACTCCCGAACGGTGGCCACCGTGAATGACAGCCTTTGCGAGGGAACCAAGCCCCACGACGACGTGGAGCGCTGCGAGGAGGATCCCTGTGTGTTGCCCTCCCACGGTTTCGATGACCAGTACCCCCGGGACTCCATCAAGGTGGGGGTCTCAGAGCCGGGAAAGACATACGTATGGCGAGAGCAGGGCTACACCTCATGCAGTGCCTCCTGCCTGGGCGGCGTGGAGGAGCTGATCATCAACTGCGTGCGAGAGGACAATGGTAGAGTAGTCTCGCCCTTCCTCTGTGCCCCGGAGTCCAAGCCGGAGGCCAGAGTTCGCACCTGCAACGACCGTCCCTGCCCGCCTAGGTGGAACTACTCCGACTACACTCCCTGCTCCAAGAGCTGCGGCATCGGCATCAAGACCCGAGAGGTACAGTGCATCCACGAGGTGACCCGCGGTGGTGAAAATACCATGGTAGTGCCCAACAGCATGTGCCCGCAGCCTCCGCCCCCCGACCGGCAGTACTGCAATGTTCTGGACTGTCCCGTGCGTTGGGAGGTGGGTGAGTGGTCCAAGTGCTCGCACACCTGTGGCTATGGCTTTAAGGACCGCAAGGTCGAGTGCAAACAGATCATGGCCCAGGAGCACAAGATTGAGAGGCCGGAATCAATGTGTCCCAGTGCCAAGCCGACGGACAAAAAGCCCTGCAACGTGAAACCTTGCCCACCAGAGGATCCCAAGCCCGTTATCCAAATCAACAACTCCACGCATATTCAACACGACCCTAAGAAGACTAAAATCACCCTTAAAGTTGGCGGGGCCGGTATCGTCTTCTTTGGCACCCAAGTGAAGATCAAGTGCCCAGTGAAGCGATACAATCGCACCAAAATTAAGTGGAGCAAGGACCACAAGCCTCTGCAACGTTCCCGCAAGTTCAAGGTGTCCAAGAAGGGTGCCCTGCGCATTCTTGACATCACGTTCCGCGACGCCGGAGTATACTCCTGTCACGCCGGACTCAGTTCGGCTGAGATTGCTATCGAGGTGAAGGCCAAGCCAGGCCAGCAGGCCGAGGACTTGGAGCGGCAGGAAGCAG ATCGCTTGGTGCGTGAACGAAGTGGCACGGAAGCACTCACCTCCGCGGACATGACCTCGGCGGGAGGGCCAGGAGCTGTGGCTGGAACCGATTGGCCCGCTAATGG GTCTACGAATCAGCAGCAGGGCACCCGTCGCCGGCAGCAGTCGGAGCGTTTGCAGAACGGCAGGGAGCGGGAGCGTAGCCGGAGACCCAAGTCGGACGGAGTCCAGCATGCGGACAGCAGCATTATGGAGGACGAT TTCCTCTGGCCGCTGCAGCGCTTCAAGGACTCGAAGGGCCAACACATGCTCCACGAAGAGGCTCTCAAGTACGGCATGGATCTGGAGCCCAAGCACTACGAACAAGACGAGCCGATGGCTGCCCGGACCAAAGAGCTCCACACCGAAGCGGGCCCTCTACGGGCGGACACCGACTCAGAATCGAAAGGACACGCTGAAGACATCCCACCACACATGCCACACGCTCGGTGGGAAACAGCAGCAGTAGCCACGACAACGTCGGTTCCCAGTTTGGAGAGCGATGGATTCATCTACAAATGGCAGCTGGGTGAATGGTCCAAGTGCTCTCAGGAATGCGGAGCAGCTGGCAGTGGTTTGCAG CGGCGTTCGTTGAGCTGCCATCGAGAGGCAAAGTCCAAAGGTTCCAGTAGCGCCACCAACTCCAGTAGCAACAGTAGCACCGGATTGGATGTCGTGGATAATTCAGAGTGCACCGCCCACGGCCTGGAGATGCCCGACACGTTCCAGAGCTGCGGCAACGAGGCCTGCCCGCAGTGGACCAAGGGCGAGTGGTCGCTGTGCCACCAGTCCCGCTGCCACGGCAGGAACACGGCCGTGCAACGCCGCGAGGTGGCATGTCGCTACGAGAATGGGACGGCGGGCAGTGCCTGCGATGAGTACGAGAAGCCTCCGATGCGACAGGACTGCTACAACGAGCGCTGCAAGGGCGTGTGGCGTGTGGAGCCCTGGTCCGAG TGCAATGCTCCGTGTGGCCGCCAGGGCATCAAGTATCGCATCCTACAGTGCGTCTGGTACGGCAGCCGACGTCCGGCGGGCAACGTTTGCAAGCACCAGCCACGTCCGGCGGTCATGAAGGTCTGCAAGAGTCCGCCCTGCCAGGCCAAGT tGTCAGCATCTTCGGCTTCCTCGCAACACTGTCGCGACTCATCGCGCTATTGCCGGAATGCCCGGGCCATGGGCTTGTGTCGCCTGCATCGCTACAAGGAGAAGTGCTGCGGTTCCTGCCAGCAGCAGCCCAATCAATATATATTCCATTAG
- the nolo gene encoding protein madd-4 isoform X1 — MSANINWKSQQTWAVLLVTTLCLLSTHAVWAKKLNASQAFDDTWNTASDLENELEQQKRAKGQNGGAGGATSGSGPGQWSSWSDWSTCSRTCDGGIMQQMRRCSSPGSCRGESVRYRICNMQPCPEQQDFRSSQCAAYNDVPYDGTLYKWTPHYDYVEPCALTCRGHPAHLVEDISRESAGGGNPEEAEHYDEQSVIVQLSARVQDGTRCRSGSLDMCIQGKCQRVGCDLKIGSTKKIDGCGVCGGDGNSCSQPLYYWEMGPMSQCSVTCGGGYKMSRPICRNRLTNADVDDTLCSLTNRPEAAVEQCSTHSCPPRWITDDWSTCSRLCGHGYRERMVVCAEESNAIKTRVADIMCRTPKPPTQETCIIEECPHWEVEDWTGCSVSCGQGIQMRGVECKSTDGSLSAKCDPLTKPGSVQQCSTGIHCGGGGGSQSKAGGTIIVGSSRSQNERSDRQMDSSDMDDEDEDEDMDDEAEDIDDLESGQDTDDGEGASYSDQPLRYAHHTQSRLHHDDQDEPRTMRLMGGNSNSNYNRGGTVVPSLDPSYIKDTEWSPCSVTCGEGIRRRVYKCKIYLEYSRTVATVNDSLCEGTKPHDDVERCEEDPCVLPSHGFDDQYPRDSIKVGVSEPGKTYVWREQGYTSCSASCLGGVEELIINCVREDNGRVVSPFLCAPESKPEARVRTCNDRPCPPRWNYSDYTPCSKSCGIGIKTREVQCIHEVTRGGENTMVVPNSMCPQPPPPDRQYCNVLDCPVRWEVGEWSKCSHTCGYGFKDRKVECKQIMAQEHKIERPESMCPSAKPTDKKPCNVKPCPPEDPKPVIQINNSTHIQHDPKKTKITLKVGGAGIVFFGTQVKIKCPVKRYNRTKIKWSKDHKPLQRSRKFKVSKKGALRILDITFRDAGVYSCHAGLSSAEIAIEVKAKPGQQAEDLERQEADRLVRERSGTEALTSADMTSAGGPGAVAGTDWPANGSTNQQQGTRRRQQSERLQNGRERERSRRPKSDGVQHADSSIMEDDHSQLVQSQDRIPQPASASSGSSRTRALLAMPYFQALLSNLQFLWPLQRFKDSKGQHMLHEEALKYGMDLEPKHYEQDEPMAARTKELHTEAGPLRADTDSESKGHAEDIPPHMPHARWETAAVATTTSVPSLESDGFIYKWQLGEWSKCSQECGAAGSGLQRRSLSCHREAKSKGSSSATNSSSNSSTGLDVVDNSECTAHGLEMPDTFQSCGNEACPQWTKGEWSLCHQSRCHGRNTAVQRREVACRYENGTAGSACDEYEKPPMRQDCYNERCKGVWRVEPWSECNAPCGRQGIKYRILQCVWYGSRRPAGNVCKHQPRPAVMKVCKSPPCQAKLSASSASSQHCRDSSRYCRNARAMGLCRLHRYKEKCCGSCQQQPNQYIFH, encoded by the exons ACCACCCTCTGCCTGTTAAGCACTCACGCCGTTTGGGCCAAGAAACTGAATGCGAGCCAAGCATTCGACGACACATGGAACACAGCATCGGATTTAGAAAATGAATTGGAA CAACAGAAGCGGGCAAAGGGCCAGAATGGAGGTGCAGGAGGCGCTACCTCTGGCAGTGGACCTGGCCAGTGGTCGAGTTGGTCGGACTGGTCGACTTGCTCGCGCACCTGCGATGGCGGCATTATGCAACAGATGCGACGGTGCAGCAGCCCCGGCAGTTGCCGCGGCGAGAGTGTCCGCTATCGCATATGCAACATGCAACCGTGTCCGGAGCAACAGGACTTCCGCTCCAGCCAGTGCGCCGCCTACAATGATGTGCCCTACGATGGGACCCTGTACAAGTGGACGCCGCATTACGATTATGTCGAGCCTTGTGCTCTTACATGCAG GGGCCATCCAGCGCATCTAGTCGAGGACATATCCAGGGAGTCGGCCGGAGGCGGTAATCCCGAGGAGGCGGAACACTACGACGAGCAGAGCGTCATTGTGCAGCTGTCGGCCCGGGTGCAGGATGGAACTCGATGCCGTTCCGGCAGCCTGGATATGTGCATCCAAGGCAAATGTCAG CGTGTTGGCTGCGATTTGAAAATCGGCTCGACGAAGAAAATCGACGGGTGCGGCGTGTGCGGCGGCGATGGAAACTCGTGCTCCCAACCGCTATATTACTGGGAGATGGGACCGATGTCGCAGTGTTCAGTCACCTGCGGTGGAG GTTACAAAATGTCTCGTCCTATATGCAGGAATCGTCTAACCAATGCCGATGTCGATGATACGCTCTGCAGCCTTACTAATCGCCCGGAGGCGGCCGTGGAGCAATGTAGTACACACAGCTGTCCGCCGCG CTGGATAACTGACGATTGGAGCACTTGCAGCCGGCTCTGTGGCCACGGCTACCGGGAGCGGATGGTTGTCTGTGCCGAGGAGTCGAACGCCATCAAAACGAGG GTTGCAGATATCATGTGCCGCACACCGAAACCGCCAACACAAGAGACCTGCATTATCGAGGAGTGTCCGCATTGGGAGGTCGAGGACTGGACCGGT TGCTCGGTTTCCTGCGGCCAGGGAATTCAGATGCGAGGTGTGGAATGCAAATCGACGGATGGCAGCCTGAGTGCCAAGTGTGATCCACTCACCAAGCCCGGCAGCGTTCAACAGTGCTCCACTGGCATCCATtgcggaggaggaggcggcTCACAGAGCAAAGCCGGTGGCACCATCATCGTGGGCAGCAGTCGGTCACAGAACGAG CGGTCCGACCGGCAGATGGACAGCTCTGACATGGATGACGAGGACGAAGACGAGGATATGGACGATGAGGCCGAAGACATTGATGACTTGGAATCGGGTCAGGACACCGATGACGGTGAGGGCGCGTCCTACTCCGATCAGCCATTGCGCTATGCCCATCACACTCAGAGCAGGTTGCACCACGATGACCAGGATGAGCCGCGAACAATGCGTCTCATGGGCGGAAACTCAAACAGTAATTACAATAGGGGAGGAACTGTTGTACCCTCTTTGGATCCCTC TTACATCAAGGACACGGAGTGGTCGCCTTGCAGTGTCACCTGCGGCGAGGGCATTCGCCGACGAGTCTACAAGTGTAAGATATACCTGGAGTACTCCCGAACGGTGGCCACCGTGAATGACAGCCTTTGCGAGGGAACCAAGCCCCACGACGACGTGGAGCGCTGCGAGGAGGATCCCTGTGTGTTGCCCTCCCACGGTTTCGATGACCAGTACCCCCGGGACTCCATCAAGGTGGGGGTCTCAGAGCCGGGAAAGACATACGTATGGCGAGAGCAGGGCTACACCTCATGCAGTGCCTCCTGCCTGGGCGGCGTGGAGGAGCTGATCATCAACTGCGTGCGAGAGGACAATGGTAGAGTAGTCTCGCCCTTCCTCTGTGCCCCGGAGTCCAAGCCGGAGGCCAGAGTTCGCACCTGCAACGACCGTCCCTGCCCGCCTAGGTGGAACTACTCCGACTACACTCCCTGCTCCAAGAGCTGCGGCATCGGCATCAAGACCCGAGAGGTACAGTGCATCCACGAGGTGACCCGCGGTGGTGAAAATACCATGGTAGTGCCCAACAGCATGTGCCCGCAGCCTCCGCCCCCCGACCGGCAGTACTGCAATGTTCTGGACTGTCCCGTGCGTTGGGAGGTGGGTGAGTGGTCCAAGTGCTCGCACACCTGTGGCTATGGCTTTAAGGACCGCAAGGTCGAGTGCAAACAGATCATGGCCCAGGAGCACAAGATTGAGAGGCCGGAATCAATGTGTCCCAGTGCCAAGCCGACGGACAAAAAGCCCTGCAACGTGAAACCTTGCCCACCAGAGGATCCCAAGCCCGTTATCCAAATCAACAACTCCACGCATATTCAACACGACCCTAAGAAGACTAAAATCACCCTTAAAGTTGGCGGGGCCGGTATCGTCTTCTTTGGCACCCAAGTGAAGATCAAGTGCCCAGTGAAGCGATACAATCGCACCAAAATTAAGTGGAGCAAGGACCACAAGCCTCTGCAACGTTCCCGCAAGTTCAAGGTGTCCAAGAAGGGTGCCCTGCGCATTCTTGACATCACGTTCCGCGACGCCGGAGTATACTCCTGTCACGCCGGACTCAGTTCGGCTGAGATTGCTATCGAGGTGAAGGCCAAGCCAGGCCAGCAGGCCGAGGACTTGGAGCGGCAGGAAGCAG ATCGCTTGGTGCGTGAACGAAGTGGCACGGAAGCACTCACCTCCGCGGACATGACCTCGGCGGGAGGGCCAGGAGCTGTGGCTGGAACCGATTGGCCCGCTAATGG GTCTACGAATCAGCAGCAGGGCACCCGTCGCCGGCAGCAGTCGGAGCGTTTGCAGAACGGCAGGGAGCGGGAGCGTAGCCGGAGACCCAAGTCGGACGGAGTCCAGCATGCGGACAGCAGCATTATGGAGGACGAT CATTCGCAATTAGTGCAATCGCAGGACAGAATCCCACAGCCAGCGAGCgccagcagcggcagcagtcGCACCAGAGCTCTCCTGGCGATGCCATATTTCCAGGCACTGCTCAGCAATCTCCAG TTCCTCTGGCCGCTGCAGCGCTTCAAGGACTCGAAGGGCCAACACATGCTCCACGAAGAGGCTCTCAAGTACGGCATGGATCTGGAGCCCAAGCACTACGAACAAGACGAGCCGATGGCTGCCCGGACCAAAGAGCTCCACACCGAAGCGGGCCCTCTACGGGCGGACACCGACTCAGAATCGAAAGGACACGCTGAAGACATCCCACCACACATGCCACACGCTCGGTGGGAAACAGCAGCAGTAGCCACGACAACGTCGGTTCCCAGTTTGGAGAGCGATGGATTCATCTACAAATGGCAGCTGGGTGAATGGTCCAAGTGCTCTCAGGAATGCGGAGCAGCTGGCAGTGGTTTGCAG CGGCGTTCGTTGAGCTGCCATCGAGAGGCAAAGTCCAAAGGTTCCAGTAGCGCCACCAACTCCAGTAGCAACAGTAGCACCGGATTGGATGTCGTGGATAATTCAGAGTGCACCGCCCACGGCCTGGAGATGCCCGACACGTTCCAGAGCTGCGGCAACGAGGCCTGCCCGCAGTGGACCAAGGGCGAGTGGTCGCTGTGCCACCAGTCCCGCTGCCACGGCAGGAACACGGCCGTGCAACGCCGCGAGGTGGCATGTCGCTACGAGAATGGGACGGCGGGCAGTGCCTGCGATGAGTACGAGAAGCCTCCGATGCGACAGGACTGCTACAACGAGCGCTGCAAGGGCGTGTGGCGTGTGGAGCCCTGGTCCGAG TGCAATGCTCCGTGTGGCCGCCAGGGCATCAAGTATCGCATCCTACAGTGCGTCTGGTACGGCAGCCGACGTCCGGCGGGCAACGTTTGCAAGCACCAGCCACGTCCGGCGGTCATGAAGGTCTGCAAGAGTCCGCCCTGCCAGGCCAAGT tGTCAGCATCTTCGGCTTCCTCGCAACACTGTCGCGACTCATCGCGCTATTGCCGGAATGCCCGGGCCATGGGCTTGTGTCGCCTGCATCGCTACAAGGAGAAGTGCTGCGGTTCCTGCCAGCAGCAGCCCAATCAATATATATTCCATTAG